The proteins below are encoded in one region of Cucurbita pepo subsp. pepo cultivar mu-cu-16 chromosome LG10, ASM280686v2, whole genome shotgun sequence:
- the LOC111803317 gene encoding threonine dehydratase biosynthetic, chloroplastic-like, translated as MESILLTAATSNLPLPRNSSLSPLSFSSSLPNQVSTKVDIRRTNKGTTKAPRIVASSSGSKGRAGKGVSANVAVDGSVAAVAAEGVKDVSWKELQYEEGSTGHRQPLPTNPDTEKQMEYITKILGSNVYDVAIETPLQLAPLLSTQLGVNLWLKREDSQQVFSFKIRGAYNMISQLPEEQLKKGIICASAGNHAQGVALSGQRLKTKAHIVMPTTTPQIKIDAVERLGGIVDLKGNTFDEAQKIAKERSEKEGLTFIPPFDDKDVIAGQGTVGMEIGRQIRGKIHAIFVPIGGGGLASGIVSFYKLVYPDVKVFGVEPNDQNSMAQALYRGEIVNVTDIGHFADGVAVQQVGEETFRICYELLDDVILVKKESISAAIKDMFNDGRNILEPSGALSIAAAKAYCEYNNIKGVNVVAVTSGANMNFDQLGQISDLANIDQSILATMLPETPGSLKQLTDLIADLGVTVTEMTYRFSSGSTDALVVYKVKAVDSALETLVRQLNFFGFKTYTLSDNEVVRNHLRYMMGGRQNVENETLFRFTFPEKVGALKHFLKDFQPNWNVSLFHHRHQGILTSDVLIGVQLEKSEEKKFHEYAKKVGYQYEVISQDDSAQVLAKL; from the exons ATGGAATCCATTCTTCTCACCGCCGCCACTTCAAACCTCCCGCTGCCTCGAAACTCTTCCCTTTCCCCACtctctttctcctcctccCTCCCGAATCAGGTGAGCACCAAGGTCGACATCAGGCGAACCAACAAAGGTACGACCAAGGCCCCGCGTATCGTGGCCTCCTCGTCGGGGTCCAAAGGAAGGGCGGGTAAAGGGGTGTCTGCCAATGTAGCAGTTGACGGTTCGGTTGCGGCGGTTGCGGCGGAGGGTGTGAAGGACGTGTCGTGGAAGGAATTACAGTACGAGGAAGGGTCAACTGGGCACAGGCAGCCCCTTCCCACTAACCCGGATACTGAGAAGCAGATGgaatatattacaaaaatattggGCTCAAATGTGTACGATGTGGCTATTGAAACCCCATTGCAGCTTGCTCCCCTCTTGTCTACTCAATTGGGTGTCAATCTCTGGCTCAAGAGGGAGGATTCACAGCAG GTGTTCTCATTCAAGATTCGAGGCGCTTACAATATGATTTCCCAACTTCCTGAAGAACAATTGAAAAAGGGGATTATCTGTGCGTCAGCTGGGAATCATGCCCAGGGAGTTGCATTATCTGGGCAGCGATTGAAAACTAAAGCCCACATTGTTATGCCAACAACTACTCCTCAAATCAAG ATAGATGCAGTTGAGAGATTGGGTGGAATTGTTGATCTGAAAGGCAATACTTTTGATGAAGCGCAAAAAATAGCTAAGGAGAGGAGCGAAAAGGAAGGCCTCACATTCATACCTCCTTTTGATGACAAAGATGTTATAGCAGGGCAAGGTACAGTCGGTATGGAAATTGGGCGTCAAATAAGGGGCAAAATCCATGCTATTTTTGTTCCTATTGGTGGTGGTGGTCTCGCTTCTGGGATTGTCTCTTTTTACAAGCTGGTTTATCCTGAT GTAAAGGTATTTGGGGTGGAACCAAATGATCAGAACTCCATGGCGCAGGCATTGTATCGTGGGGAGATAGTGAATGTGACAGATATTGGGCATTTTGCAGATGGAGTAGCTGTTCAACAAGTTGGCGAAGAGACATTTCGAATCTGCTATGAACTCCTGGATGATGTGATTCTTGTTAAAAAGGAATCAATATCTGCGGCCATAAAG GACATGTTTAACGACGGCAGGAACATCTTAGAACCTTCCGGTGCTCTTTCCATTGCTGCAGCCAAGGCCTACTGCGAGTATAACAACATTAAGGGAGTAAATGTTGTGGCTGTTACTAGTGGTGCAAATATGAACTTTGACCAACTGGGACAAATCTCTGATCTTGCCAATATTGATCAGTCTATTCTCGCAACTATGTTGCCAGAAACACCTGGAAGCTTAAAACAACTTACCGACCTGATCGCCGAT TTGGGTGTCACCGTTACAGAAATGACTTATAGATTTAGCTCTGGCTCAACAGATGCTCTTGTTGTTTATAA AGTTAAAGCGGTAGATTCAGCACTTGAAACTTTGGTGAGACAGTTGAACTTTTTTGGGTTCAAAACTTACACTTTATCCGATAATGAAGTTGTTAGAAACCATCTCCGTTACATG ATGGGAGGCAGACAAAACGTTGAAAACGAAACTCTCTTCCGTTTTACTTTCCCAGAAAAGGTTGGTGCTCTAAAGCACTTCCTCAAAGACTTTCAGCCAAACTGGAACGTTTCTTTGTTCCACCATCGTCACCAG GGTATTCTTACTTCAGATGTGTTGATTGGAGTCCAACTTGAGAAATCAGAGGAGAAAAAGTTTCATGAGTATGCAAAGAAAGTTGGGTATCAATATGAGGTAATATCTCAAGATGATTCAGCCCAAGTTCTAGCAAAACTCTAG
- the LOC111803683 gene encoding UDP-glycosyltransferase 73C1-like, with the protein MTSTNSSNNNSNYDNNHHDDDDNNDVIHFVLFPLMVHGHTIPMVDIAKLLTQTAPSIRATIMTTPQNAARLRHSLASHPRIHLTLLKTSQACQNIDQLPSMNHSIPFLSSLANEIQPQALALCKALSPKPTCIISDVGLPWTLHIASHIGVPWVSFNGSSCFGNVAMSKIFGSGICESVESDGEYFVVPELEHRIEVCKAQLPNGYMNDGMIKFIKMMGEAERKSYGMVMNSFEELEGSYVSEMKKIKGYKVWCIGPVSLCNKHYEDKAQRGKELRGEKDSSNNDEVMIWLDSQDPNSVLYVCLGSLHNLKTPQLIELGLGLEASKKAFIWVVRASNKLEKWIEEEGFEERMKGRGVIIRDWAPQLLILSHPAIGGFLTHCGWNSILEGVAAGLPMLTWPLFSDQFLNEKLVADALNIGVKVGAKYPAMKMKEEGEEEEEEEDWIVEVRKEDVKEGIERVMGEGEEAEERRKRAREVGVMANKALEDGCSSHLNIALFIHDILKPNNIST; encoded by the exons ATGACTTCTACAAACTCTTCCAACAACAACAGCAACTACGACAACAATCACcacgacgacgacgacaacaACGATGTTATTCACTTTGTCTTGTTCCCTTTAATGGTGCACGGCCACACCATTCCCATGGTAGACATAGCGAAGCTCTTAACCCAAACCGCTCCGTCCATTAGAGCCACCATTATGACGACTCCCCAAAACGCAGCTCGGCTCCGACACTCCCTCGCCTCTCATCCCCGAATCCATCTCACTCTCCTCAAGACATCTCAAGCCTGCCAGAATATAGACCAGCTCCCTTCCATGAACCACTCCATCCCTTTCTTGTCCTCTCTGGCCAATGAGATCCAACCCCAAGCCCTCGCCCTCTGCAAAGCCCTCTCCCCAAAACCCACATGCATAATCTCAGACGTCGGCCTTCCATGGACCCTCCACATAGCTTCCCATATTGGGGTCCCTTGGGTGTCCTTCAATGGAAGCTCGTGTTTTGGGAATGTGGCTATGTCCAAGATCTTCGGGTCGGGGATTTGCGAGAGCGTTGAGTCCGATGGGGAGTATTTTGTGGTGCCCGAGTTGGAGCATAGAATAGAGGTGTGCAAGGCTCAGTTGCCTAATGGATATATGAATGATGGGATGATAAAGTTCATTAAGATGATGGGAGAGGCTGAGAGGAAGTCTTATGGGATGGTTATGAATAGCTTTGAGGAACTTGAGGGTTCTTATGTAAGtgagatgaagaaaataaaagggtaTAAAGTTTGGTGTATTGGACCTGTTTCTTTGTGCAATAAACACTATGAGGATAAAGCTCAAAGAG GCAAAGAATTAAGAGGGGAGAAGGACAGCAGCAATAATGATGAAGTTATGATATGGCTGGACTCACAAGATCCAAACTCAGTGCTGTACGTTTGTCTTGGAAGCCTACACAACTTAAAAACCCCACAACTAATAGAATTAGGGTTGGGGTTAGAAGCATCAAAGAAGGCATTCATATGGGTGGTGAGGGCCTCAAACAAGCTGGAAAAATGGATTGAAGAAGAGGGTTTTgaagagagaatgaaaggaaGAGGGGTTATCATAAGAGATTGGGCTCCACAGCTATTGATATTATCACACCCTGCCATTGGGGGATTCCTCACTCATTGTGGTTGGAACTCAATCCTTGAGGGCGTAGCTGCTGGCTTGCCAATGCTCACTTGGCCTCTATTCTCAGACCAATTTCTGAATGAGAAGTTGGTGGCTGATGCTTTGAATATAGGTGTGAAAGTTGGTGCTAAATATCCAgcgatgaaaatgaaagaggaaggcgaagaagaagaagaggaagaggactGGATAGTAGAGGTGAGGAAAGAAGATGTTAAGGAAGGCATTGAAAGGGTGATGGGGGAAGGAGAAGAAGCTGaggaaagaaggaagagagcAAGAGAAGTTGGGGTTATGGCTAATAAGGCTTTGGAAGATGGTTGCTCTTCTCACCTCAACATTGCATTATTCATTCATGATATACTGAAACCAAACAACATTTCAACCTAA
- the LOC111803682 gene encoding pectinesterase 3-like has protein sequence MAQQNLVSLFLIAAILLCCQAHASDVCDKAEYVDLCKSVVKGATDPKAAIKTSLEFLLSETQRLKASSEKFKNSQFIDVCTENYDSAIDDLNNSLKNLQSNDIASLQITLSGSLSFYETCNDAVAEGGKGVVKVASKLVKKDNKLKHIAANALHFATLLK, from the coding sequence ATGGCTCAACAAAACTTGGTTTCCCTCTTCCTCATAGCCGCTATATTATTGTGTTGCCAAGCTCATGCATCTGACGTCTGCGACAAAGCAGAGTATGTGGACCTTTGCAAGTCCGTTGTGAAAGGCGCCACAGATCCCAAAGCGGCGATCAAGACATCCCTTGAGTTTCTGTTGTCCGAAACACAACGCCTCAAAGCATCGAGCGAGAAGTTCAAGAATTCGCAGTTCATTGATGTGTGCACAGAAAACTATGACTCTGCCATTGATGACCTCAACAATAGCCTCAAGAATTTGCAGAGCAACGACATAGCCAGCCTTCAAATCACCCTCTCCGGATCCTTATCCTTCTACGAAACCTGCAACGATGCGGTGGCCGAAGGTGGCAAGGGTGTCGTGAAGGTGGCTTCAAAGCTTGtgaaaaaagataataagCTTAAACATATAGCTGCCAATGCCTTGCACTTCGCTACTTTGTTGAAGTGA
- the LOC111803084 gene encoding threonine dehydratase biosynthetic, chloroplastic-like yields MVAAVPEEDKGHSWKDLEVEEGVIVERKFPPANPDTKRQMEYLQKILGSNVYDVAIETPLQLAPLLSTRMGVNLWVKREDAQQVFSFKIRGAYNMISLLPKQKLKKGVICASAGNHAQGVALAGQRLKTEAHIVMPTTTPQIKIDAVEDLGGIVDLFGNDFNEAQERAQERSKEEDLTIIPPFDDEDVIAGQGTIGMEIGRQIRGKIHAIFVPVGGGGLAAGIVSFYKLVYPDVKVYGVEPNDHNSMALALHLGKVVFVGDIGNFADGVAVRQVGNETFRICNELLDGVILVKKESIASALKDMFNDGRNILEPSGALSIAGAVAYCRYHGIRRENVVAVTSGANMNFDQLGHIADLANSDQSILASWLPECPKSLGRLTDVVTRMDFSITEMTYRFSSGSVDALLVYKVRAVKEDLKIDTLVAELISCGFKTYTLSDNEVVRNHLRFMVGGRQNVENETLFRFTFPEKAGALNHFLQGFQPNWNISLLHHRDQGIITSEVLIGIQLEKSEEKKFDEYAKEVGYQYEAISPDDSAHVLAKL; encoded by the exons ATGGTTGCAGCGGTTCCGGAGGAGGATAAGGGACATTCGTGGAAGGACCTTGAGGTCGAGGAAGGGGTAATCGTGGAAAGGAAATTCCCTCCCGCCAACCCGGATACTAAGAGGCAGATGGAGTATCTTCAAAAAATATTAGGTTCAAATGTGTACGATGTGGCTATTGAAACCCCATTGCAGCTTGCTCCCCTCTTGTCTACTCGAATGGGGGTCAATCTGTGGGTCAAGAGGGAGGATGCACAGCAG GTGTTCTCATTCAAGATTCGAGGAGCGTATAATATGATTTCCCTACTCcccaaacaaaaattgaaaaagggGGTTATCTGTGCGTCCGCTGGGAATCATGCCCAGGGAGTTGCATTAGCTGGTCAGCGATTGAAAACTGAAGCCCACATTGTTATGCCAACAACTACTCCTCAAATTAAG atagatgCAGTTGAGGACTTGGGTGGAATTGTCGATCTGTTTGGCAATGATTTTAATGAAGCGCAAGAAAGAGCTCAAGAGCGGAGCAAAGAGGAAGACCTCACAATCATACCTCCTTTTGATGACGAAGATGTTATAGCAGGCCAAGGTACAATTGGGATGGAAATTGGGCGTCAAATAAGGGGCAAAATCCATGCTATTTTTGTTCCTGTTGGGGGTGGTGGCCTCGCTGCTGGTATTGTCTCTTTTTACAAGCTGGTTTATCCTGAT GTAAAGGTATATGGGGTGGAACCAAATGATCACAACTCCATGGCGCTGGCATTGCATCTTGGGAAGGTAGTGTTTGTGGGCGATATTGGAAATTTTGCAGATGGAGTAGCTGTTAGACAAGTGGGGAACGAGACTTTTCGAATCTGCAATGAACTCCTGGATGGTGTAAttcttgttaaaaaagaatcaataGCTTCCGCTTTGAAG GACATGTTTAACGACGGCAGGAACATCTTAGAACCTTCCGGTGCTCTTTCCATTGCTGGAGCCGTGGCCTACTGCAGGTATCATGGTATTAGGAGAGAAAATGTTGTGGCTGTTACTAGTGGTGCAAATATGAACTTTGACCAATTGGGTCATATTGCCGATCTTGCCAATTCTGATCAGTCTATTTTGGCAAGTTGGTTGCCAGAGTGCCCAAAAAGCTTAGGAAGACTTACCGACGTGGTCACCCGA ATGGATTTCAGCATTACAGAAATGACTTATAGATTTAGCTCTGGCTCAGTAGACGCTCTGCTTGTTTATAA AGTTAGAGCAGTCAAGGAAGACCTTAAAATTGACACTTTGGTGGCAGAGTTGATTTCTTGTGGGTTTAAAACTTACACTTTATCAGATAATGAAGTTGTTAGAAACCATCTCCGTTTCATG GTGGGAGGCAGACAAAACGTTGAAAACGAAACTCTCTTCCGTTTTACTTTCCCAGAAAAGGCAGGTGCTCTCAACCACTTCCTCCAAGGCTTCCAACCCAACTGGAACATTTCTTTGTTGCACCATCGTGATCAG GGTATTATTACTTCAGAAGTGTTAATTGGAATCCAGCTTGAGAAATCAGAGGAGAAAAAGTTTGATGAGTATGCGAAGGAAGTTGGGTATCAATATGAGGCAATATCTCCAGATGATTCTGCCCATGTTCTTGCAAAACTCTAG
- the LOC111804505 gene encoding UDP-glycosyltransferase 73C1-like codes for MKQKCLYQKDLSWKVLCLMKAMQISAATAAAAAAKHIFSNTPHPMASSNSSNNSEVVHFVLFPLMARGHTIPMVDIAKLLSQASPFVHVTILTTPHNATRLKNSLLSHPRIHLTLLQLCHAYQTMDHLPSFNHSLSFLSSLAHHLQPQALALCKALSPKPTCIISDICLPWTLHIASHIGVPWLSFNGGSCFGNVAMSKILGSGICETVASDGEYFEVPGLEHRIEVSKAQLPIGFMSDGMMKFIKLIGEAERKAYGMVVNSFEELEGCYVRELKKMRGDRVWCIGPVSLCNKRYEDKAERGSVTSKDSSNDQVMIWLDSQHPNSVLYVCLGSLHNLKTPQLIELGLGLEASKKAFIWVVRASNKLEKWIEEEGFEERMKGRGVIIRDWAPQLLILSHPAIGGFLTHCGWNSILEGVAAGLPMLTWPLFSDQFLNEKFVADVLNIGVKVGAQYPVMKMKEEGEEEGEEEEEGMVEVRKEDVKEGIERVMGEGEEAEERRKKAREVGVMANKALEDGCSSHLNIALLIDDILKPNNISA; via the exons ATGAAGCAGAAGTGTTTATATCAGAAAGATTTGAGTTGGAAGGTCCTGTGCCTAATGAAAGCAATGCAGATTTCAG CCGCTAcggccgccgccgccgccgccaaaCACATCTTCTCCAATACACCCCATCCGATGGCTTCCTCAAACTCCTCGAACAATAGCGAGGTTGTTCACTTCGTGTTGTTCCCTTTAATGGCAAGAGGCCACACCATTCCCATGGTAGACATCGCCAAGCTCTTATCCCAAGCCTCTCCCTTTGTTCATGTCACCATTTTGACCACTCCCCACAACGCCACTCGCCTCAAGAATTCCCTACTCTCTCATCCCCGAATCCATCTCACCCTCCTCCAACTATGTCACGCCTACCAGACCATGGACCACCTTCCCTCCTTCAACCACTCCCTCTCTTTCTTGTCCTCTCTGGCTCATCACCTCCAACCCCAAGCCCTCGCCCTCTGCAAAGCCCTCTCCCCCAAACCCACCTGCATTATCTCAGACATCTGCCTCCCATGGACCCTCCACATAGCTTCCCATATTGGGGTCCCTTGGCTGTCCTTCAACGGAGGCTCCTGTTTCGGCAATGTCGCCATGTCCAAGATTCTCGGGTCGGGGATTTGCGAGACGGTTGCGTCCGATGGGGAGTATTTTGAAGTCCCCGGGTTGGAGCATAGAATAGAGGTCAGCAAGGCTCAGTTGCCCATTGGATTTATGAGTGATGGGATGATGAAATTCATCAAGCTTATTGGAGAGGCTGAGAGGAAGGCTTATGGGATGGTTGTGAATAGCTTTGAGGAACTTGAGGGTTGCTATGTACGTGagttgaagaaaatgagagggGATAGAGTTTGGTGTATTGGGCCTGTTTCTTTGTGCAATAAACGCTATGAGGACAAAGCTGAAAGAGGTAGCGTTACTTCAAAGGACAGCAGCAATGATCAAGTCATGATATGGCTGGACTCACAACATCCAAACTCAGTGCTGTATGTTTGTCTTGGGAGCCTGCACAACTTAAAAACCCCACAACTAATAGAATTAGGGTTGGGGTTAGAAGCATCAAAGAAGGCATTCATATGGGTGGTGAGGGCCTCAAACAAGCTGGAAAAATGGATTGAAGAAGAGGGTTTTgaagagagaatgaaaggaaGAGGGGTTATCATAAGAGATTGGGCTCCACAGCTATTGATATTATCACACCCTGCCATTGGGGGATTCCTTACTCATTGTGGTTGGAATTCAATCCTTGAGGGCGTAGCTGCTGGCTTGCCAATGCTCACTTGGCCTCTGTTCTCAGACCAATTTCTGAATGAGAAATTCGTGGCTGATGTTTTGAATATAGGTGTGAAAGTTGGTGCTCAATATCCagtgatgaaaatgaaagaggaagGCGAAGAAGagggggaggaggaggaggaggggatGGTAGAGGTGAGGAAAGAAGATGTCAAGGAAGGCATTGAAAGGGTGATGGGGGAAGGAGAAGAAGCTgaggaaagaaggaagaaagcaAGAGAAGTTGGGGTTATGGCTAATAAGGCCTTGGAAGATGGTTGCTCTTCTCACCTCAACATTGCATTATTGATTGATGATATACTGAAACCAAACAACATTTCGGCCTAA
- the LOC111804339 gene encoding threonine dehydratase biosynthetic, chloroplastic-like, producing the protein MNVLLNAPTSHPLSRKWSLLSPAFFLNGTSIPIDDNRNGIRVTRVPFIQATLSKHTVENLPNSVSNTAVVALEDALVAVPLPPRKRVLADSLQFPPGYLGAVPDRLGSDDEEDSLDAMEYLTRILGSKVYDVAIESPLQLAPMLSERLGVNIWLKREDLQPVFSFKLRGAYNMMAKLPKERLERGVICSSAGNHAQGVALAARRLRCDAVIAMPVTTPEIKWQSVQKLGATVVLVGDSYDEAQAYAKKRSVDEGRTFIPPFDHPDVIAGQGTVGMEIVRQMKSKLHAIFVPVGGGGLIAGIAAYVKRVSPEVKIIGVEPSDANAMALSLCHGQRIILEKAGGFADGVAVKEVGEETFRLCKGLMDGVVLVGRDAICASIKDMFEEKRSILEPAGALSLAGAEAYCKYYGLKGENVVVITSGANMNFDKLRIVTELANVGREQEAVLVTKLPEKPGSFKRFCELIGAMNITEFKYRYNSEEEAVVLYSVGMHMPSELEEMMNRMNSSQLETYNLTNNDLVKDHLRYLMGGRSNVENEVLCRFIFPERPGALEKFLDAFSPRWNISLFHYHGQGETGANIFVGLQIEKPEMGEFHERARRVGYDYVVVTDDGIFQLLMHHRPTHKPLN; encoded by the exons ATGAACGTACTTCTTAACGCGCCCACTTCGCACCCGCTCTCTCGAAAATGGTCCCTTTTATCTCCAGCATTTTTCTTGAATGGGACATCTATTCCGATCGATGACAATCGAAACGGAATTAGAGTTACCAGGGTGCCATTCATCCAAGCCACGCTTTCAAAACACACGGTTGAGAACCTTCCCAATTCTGTGTCGAACACTGCGGTTGTGGCTCTTGAAGACGCATTGGTGGCCGTCCCTTTGCCTCCTCGCAAAAGGGTGTTGGCGGATTCGCTGCAATTCCCGCCTGGGTATCTCGGTGCCGTTCCGGACCGTTTGGGGTCTGATGATGAAGAGGATAGTCTCGATGCGATGGAGTATTTGACTAGAATTTTGGGTTCGAAGGTGTATGATGTCGCTATTGAATCGCCGTTGCAGCTTGCGCCCATGTTGTCTGAGCGTTTGGGGGTCAATATCTGGCTCAAGAGGGAGGACTTGCAACCC GTGTTCTCATTCAAGCTCCGAGGAGCTTATAATATGATGGCCAAACTTCCAAAAGAACGGTTGGAAAGAGGAGTTATATGCTCATCAGCTGGAAATCATGCTCAAGGGGTTGCATTAGCTGCTAGGCGATTAAGATGTGATGCTGTGATTGCTATGCCCGTTACTACACCTGAAATTAAG TGGCAATCAGTTCAAAAATTGGGTGCAActgttgttcttgttggcGATTCATACGACGAGGCGCAAGCGTATGCTAAAAAGCGGAGCGTAGACGAAGGCCGCACATTCATACCTCCTTTTGATCACCCTGATGTTATAGCAGGGCAGGGTACAGTTGGGATGGAAATTGTGCGCCAAATGAAGAGCAAATTGCATGCTATTTTCGTGCCGGTTGGGGGTGGTGGTCTAATAGCTGGTATTGCTGCTTATGTCAAGAGGGTTTCTCCTGAG GTAAAGATTATTGGGGTGGAGCCGTCTGATGCAAATGCTATGGCATTATCATTATGTCATGGTCAAAGAATAATATTAGAAAAGGCTGGAGGCTTTGCTGATGGTGTAGCAGTTAAGGAAGTGGGTGAAGAGACCTTTCGCCTTTGCAAAGGTCTCATGGATGGCGTAGTTCTTGTTGGCCGTGATGCTATATGTGCCTCCATAAAG GATATGTTTGAGGAGAAGAGAAGCATTTTGGAACCTGCAGGCGCTCTGTCTCTTGCTGGAGCAGAGGCATACTGCAAATATTATGGGTTGAAGGGAGAAAACGTTGTGGTAATAACAAGTGGTGCAAATATGAACTTTGACAAACTGAGAATAGTTACTGAACTTGCCAATGTTGGTCGTGAACAAGAGGCTGTGCTCGTGACTAAATTGCCGGAGAAACCTGGAAGCTTTAAAAGATTTTGTGAActg ATTGGGGCTATGAACATTACAGAGTTCAAGTATAGATATAATTCTGAAGAAGAAGCGGTTGTTCTTTATAG TGTTGGTATGCATATGCCTTCAGAACTGGAAGAAATGATGAACCGGATGAATTCTTCTCAGCTTGAAACTTATAATCTCACAAACAATGATCTTGTAAAGGATCACCTGCGTTACttg ATGGGAGGCAGATCAAATGTTGAAAACGAGGTTCTTTGTCGTTTTATCTTCCCAGAAAGGCCAGGTGCTCTAGAGAAGTTCTTAGATGCTTTTAGCCCTCGCTGGAACATTAGTTTGTTTCACTACCATGGGCAG GGCGAAACAGGTGCAAATATATTCGTTGGGCTTCAGATTGAGAAACCCGAGATGGGCGAATTCCATGAACGTGCTAGGAGGGTCGGGTACGATTACGTTGTCGTAACTGATGATGGTATCTTTCAACTTCTAATGCATCATAGACCAACCCACAAGCCTCTAAATTGA